The following are encoded in a window of Callithrix jacchus isolate 240 chromosome 9, calJac240_pri, whole genome shotgun sequence genomic DNA:
- the LOC118144403 gene encoding uncharacterized protein LOC118144403, with amino-acid sequence MMPPLDMHGSSPGLQETSTLTEHACRYRRRTHGTRGAGADPGLREHAVQVWTQDSENTWCRCGPRTHRTRDAGADPGLREHVVQVWTQDSENTRCRCGHRTQRTRSAGVDTGLREHVLQVWTQDSQNTRCRCGPRTQRTRGAGVDPGLREHAVQVWTQDSQNTRCRCGPRTQRTRGAGVDPGLREHAVQVWTQDSGNTRCRCKPRTQRTRGAGINPGLREHAVQVRTQDSRNTQCRCGPRTQGTRGAGVDTGLREHAVQVRTQDSGNTRCRCKPRTQGTRGAGADPGLREHAVQVRTQDSGNTRCRCGPRTQGTRGAGADPGLREHTVQVRTQDSGNTRCRCGPTRCRCKPRTQGTRGAGADPGLREHAVQVRTQDSGNTRCRCIPRAQVCDVFGCVDICSVLSSLGAVLVGPGQDEPTLPSGGCHPGTRKLQSPPRRFLTPAPPLGPENAGPRGLLGRFKAWELQTFQPGEGYGNGPGNEFPVNFRK; translated from the exons ATGATGCCTCCTCTGGACATGCATGGGAGCAGCCCAGGCCTCCAGGAGACCAGCACTCTCACAGAACATGCATGCAGGTATAGACGCCGGACTCACGGAACACGCGGTGCAGGTGCGGACCCAGGACTCAGAGAACACGCAGTGCAGGTGTGGACACAGGACTCAGAGAACACGTGGTGCAGGTGTGGACCCAGGACTCACAGAACACGCGATGCAGGTGCGGACCCAGGACTCAGAGAACACGTGGTGCAGGTGTGGACCCAGGACTCAGAGAACACGCGGTGCAGGTGTGGACACAGGACTCAGAGAACACGCAGTGCAGGTGTGGACACAGGACTCAGAGAACACGTGTTGCAGGTGTGGACCCAGGACTCACAGAACACGCGATGCAGGTGCGGACCCAGGACTCAGAGAACACGTGGTGCAGGTGTGGACCCAGGACTCAGAGAACACGCGGTGCAGGTGTGGACCCAGGACTCACAGAACACGCGATGCAGGTGCGGACCCAGGACTCAGAGAACACGCGGTGCAGGTGTGGACCCAGGACTCAGAGAACACGCGGTGCAGGTGTGGACACAGGACTCAGGGAACACGCGGTGCAGGTGTAAACCCAGGACTCAGAGAACACGCGGTGCAGGTATAAACCCAGGACTCAGGGAACACGCGGTGCAGGTGCGGACACAGGACTCACGGAACACGCAGTGCAGGTGCGGACCCAGGACTCAGGGAACACGCGGTGCAGGTGTGGACACAGGACTCAGGGAACACGCGGTGCAGGTGCGGACCCAGGACTCAGGGAACACGCGGTGCAGGTGTAAACCCAGGACTCAGGGAACACGCGGTGCAGGTGCGGACCCAGGACTCAGGGAACACGCGGTGCAGGTGCGGACCCAGGACTCAGGGAACACGCGGTGCAGGTGCGGACCCAGGACTCAGGGAACACGCGGTGCAGGTGCGGACCCAGGACTCAGGGAACACACGGTGCAGGTGCGGACCCAGGACTCAGGGAACACGCGGTGCAGGTGCGGACCCACGCGGTGCAGGTGTAAACCCAGGACTCAGGGAACACGCGGTGCAGGTGCGGACCCAGGACTCAGGGAACACGCGGTGCAGGTGCGGACCCAGGACTCAGGGAACACGCGGTGCAG GTGTATCCCGCGTGCCCAGGTGTGTGATGTGTTCGGGTGTGTGGACATCTGCTCAG TCCTCTCCAGCTTGGGAGCTGTGCTGGTGGGGCCGGGCCAGGATGAGCCCACGCTGCCATCTGGTGGCTGCCACCCAGGAACCAGGAAACTCCAGAGCCCACCCCGCAGGTTCCTGACACCTGCACCTCCCCTAGGCCCAGAGAACGCAG GGCCACGGGGGCTGCTGGGGAGATTCAAGGCCTGGGAACTCCAGACCTTCCAGCCTGGAGAGGGATACGGCAATGGGCCAGGAAACGAATTCCCCGTGAATTTCAGGAAGTGA